A part of Ooceraea biroi isolate clonal line C1 chromosome 10, Obir_v5.4, whole genome shotgun sequence genomic DNA contains:
- the LOC105278588 gene encoding NAD kinase 2, mitochondrial — MTVYSYLSRTARTLQLLQSHSTHARKDLRTFVRNESSFVPQRVLVVAKLSRYHFERLREPELNEAQLRAKLIERGSDYEIMLASHLATKAVEEQVTQVLRKMNVQYRIINRTTLDQSHFTWADLILPIGGDGTFLLASNLIFDDKKPIMGINSYPEKSEGYLLLSEKYTRSIPEIFEKLKAGHYNVLMRRRIRTTLKGEGIWEAAFHMHEKGRVAGSERFYVNLEFESHKPTKLPTERRLPWLALNEVFMGETLSARTSSLLMKLDEEERYRRVKSSGLCVSTGTGSTSWYKSIHSLSQQTVREILRLVDGKQQVANGEIERICSTFNNSLQYNAEDSKLCYSIRDIITTDAVPALVPPRGFCKKVLVKSQCFDAGLVLDGGIAVPFNFGTTAKIETFPEDSLRTINLPD, encoded by the exons ATGACGGTTTACAGCTATCTCTCTAGGACTGCCA GAACGCTGCAGCTTTTACAGTCTCATTCCACGCATGCACGCAAAGATTTGCGCACTTTCGTCCGAAATGAATCAAGTTTCGTGCCGCAACGGGTACTCGTCGTGGCGAAATTATCGCGGTACCATTTTGAAAGATTACGGGAACCCGAGCTCAACGAAGCCCAGCTGAGAGCGAAACTGATAGAAAGGGGCTCCGACTATGAGATTATGCTCGCCAGCCACTTGGCAACCAAAGCTGTGGAAGAGCAAGTAACTCAGGTGTTACGGAAAATGAATGTGcaatatagaataataaacAG AACGACCTTGGATCAGTCGCACTTTACGTGGGCGGATTTGATCCTGCCGATCGGCGGTGACGGGACGTTCCTCCTGGCTTCGAATTTGATATTCGACGACAAGAAGCCCATAATGGGCATCAACTCGTATCCCGAGAAATCGGAGGGCTATCTCCTCCTGTCGGAGAAATACACGAGGAGCATACCGGAGATTTTTGAGAAGCTGAAGGCGGGACACTACAACGTGCTCATGCGAAGGAGGATTCGCACGACATTGAAGGGCGAGGGAATATGGGAGGCTGCTTTTCACATGCATGAGAAGGGACGAGTCGCTGGTAGTGAGAG GTTTTACGTGAACTTGGAATTTGAGAGTCACAAGCCTACCAAGCTGCCGACGGAGAGACGGCTGCCGTGGCTGGCGCTCAACGAG GTTTTCATGGGCGAGACGCTGTCGGCACGCACGAGCTCCTTGCTCATGAAGCTGGATGAGGAGGAAAGGTACCGCAGGGTGAAGAGCTCCGGTCTGTGCGTGAGCACCGGGACCGGGTCAACGTCGTGGTACAAATCCATACACAGCCTGAGCCAGCAAACTGTGCGGGAGATATTGCGTCTGGTGGACGGCAAGCAGCAGGTCGCCAACGGCGAGATCGAGAGGATCTGCTCGACGTTCAACAACAGCTTGCAGTACAACGCCG AGGATTCCAAATTGTGCTATTCCATAAGAGACATAATAACGACCGACGCGGTGCCCGCCCTAGTGCCGCCGCGTGGCTTCTGCAAGAAAGTCCTCGTGAAGTCGCAGTGCTTCGACGCCGGCTTGGTCCTCGACGGCGGAATAGCGGTGCCGTTTAACTTCGGCACCACCGCGAAAATCGAAACCTTCCCCGAGGACTCCCTGCGGACTATCAATCTACCGGATTGA
- the LOC105278589 gene encoding steroidogenic acute regulatory protein-like, translated as MTEDERQIRMAAEAILSGSINSQRSSVTQHSITRTPDIVLSEDLIAGARQSGRMSNVRRFFCLFVTFDLLLTILMWLICTMIAGESLSTAFVDQVIHYHIKTSLFDIVMAAICRFTVLLLFYALLYLNHWIIVAISTAVTCAFLIAKVFLFEWTSANQPVFQVLLIVTSFVLSWAEAWFFDFRVIPQETQARNWIRNFPDTERSPLLQAIATESRQYASAADHISTFFTPMDSPNHSDDEDTSRKQEGPRRLSKSSELFLSLTKLSPEQIDEYKTKASTVLQSCHDLLTSKEWKIETRSEHGDEVSYMQLPKEGKIMKVTAVLDAPAGTLIDSLFDDFEHSPQWNNLVTEAMKLQNIDDDTDIVYQMTSSYGGGLITARDFIILRHREKCGDFYISGGISIPMASIQVRPNVTRGENGVSCFAAEVLHEEADKCRFTCISNTNLKGWLPQTLVERSMASSLIEFMSYLRKHINDMQKSLD; from the exons ATGACGGAAGATGAGAGGCAAATTAGGATGGCCGCTGAGGCCATACTAAGTGGCTCGATCaattctcagaggagttcggTCACCCAGCATAGCATAACGAGGACCCCGGATATCGTCCTCAGCGAAGACCTGATCGCAGGGGCGAGGCAGAGCGGCAGAATGTCGAATGTCCGACGTTTCTTCTGCCTCTTCGTCACGTTTGATCTCCTTCTCACAATTCTGATGTGGCTCATTTGTACAATG ATTGCTGGCGAGAGTCTGAGCACAGCTTTTGTAGATCAGGTCATACACTATCATATAAAGACGTCTCTGTTTGACATTGTG ATGGCAGCGATTTGCAGGTTCACGGTCTTGTTGCTCTTTTATGCGCTGCTGTATCTCAATCACTGGATCATTGTAGCT ATATCGACTGCGGTAACATGTGCCTTTTTAATCGCCAAAGTTTTCCTTTTTGAG TGGACATCAGCTAACCAACCAGTATTCCAAGTTTTATTGATCGTGACGTCCTTTGTGTTATCATGGGCAGAAGCTTGGTTCTTCGACTTTCGCGTGATACCTCAGGAAACACAAGCGAGAAATTGGATTCGAA ACTTCCCAGATACAGAAAGATCCCCATTACTACAAGCTATCGCTACCGAGTCGCGGCAATACGCATCAGCCGCCGATCACATAAGTACCTTCTTCACGCCTATGGACTCCCCGAATCATTCCGATGACGAAGACACCTCCAGGAAGCAAGAAGGTCCGAGAAGGCTCTCAAAGTCTAGCGAATTGTTTTTGTCTCTGACGAAACTCTCACCTGAACAG ATCGATGAATACAAGACGAAGGCGTCCACGGTATTGCAAAGCTGTCACGATTTATTGACGTCGAAAGAATGGAAGATCGAAACCAGATCGGAACACGGTGACGAGGTGTCCTACATGCAGCTTCCCAAAGAGGGAAAGATCATGAAAGTTACG GCTGTCCTCGACGCACCTGCCGGCACACTGATAGACTCATTGTTTGACGATTTCGAGCACTCGCCTCAGTGGAACAATCTCGTGACGGAAGCCATGAAGCTACAG AATATCGACGACGACACGGATATCGTTTACCAAATGACAAGCTCGTACGGCGGCGGGCTGATCACGGCGCGGGATTTTATTATCTTGAGGCACCGCGAGAAGTGCGGTGATTTTTATATCAGCGGCGGTATATCAATTCCTATGGCATCGATTCAGGTTCGCCCGAACGTGACTAG ggGTGAAAATGGCGTAAGCTGTTTTGCAGCGGAGGTGTTGCACGAGGAAGCTGACAAGTGCCGCTTCACCTGCATCTCGAACACGAACTTGAAAGGCTGGTTACCACAAACACTCGTAGAAAGGTCCATGGCCTCTAGTCTAATAGAGTTCATGTCGTATTTAAGGAAACATATAAATGATATGCAGAAATCGTTAGATTAG